A genomic window from Algoriphagus sp. Y33 includes:
- a CDS encoding sulfatase-like hydrolase/transferase, giving the protein MSVGEKSLVTIIYKDPIISFFNLNKTTRVELTEYDESLRKETFDDSYKTPSFRKKNIILIIVDALRASNLNIYGYHKSTTPFLDSLYKNEMLLKVDFATSTYNYTTKSIESILYGDININNEEKGIRIHDILKKNGYKVNFILSGLHKDWYNLSTYYGNGIDIYFEGIDSKKYDPNNDLGVLENLSKIADFTSSGESFFYLHLMSVHSVGTINQQFKKYSPYSFEYLFENQGDRLKAYTNNYDNGILQADYIIKKIFEILDQKGYLENSTVFITSDHGESLGENNYLGHGYFLNINEISIPFLIYDDSQYSYRNLKYLTQIDIAPTILHRIGIHPPSVWKGRSILNEFEPKLSNHIGNGDYSIIKADSSLFIKYSRKIMKDKGTEYIDFLDENGNRLSRKQDLNDTVLSSLRDAFDSLQ; this is encoded by the coding sequence TTGTCAGTTGGTGAAAAATCGCTAGTTACAATTATATATAAAGATCCAATAATTTCTTTTTTTAATTTAAACAAAACGACGAGGGTTGAACTCACCGAATATGACGAAAGTTTACGCAAAGAAACTTTTGACGACAGCTACAAAACCCCTTCATTTCGTAAAAAAAATATAATTCTAATAATCGTAGATGCCTTAAGAGCATCCAACTTGAATATCTACGGATATCACAAGAGTACCACTCCTTTCCTAGACAGTTTATATAAAAATGAGATGCTTTTGAAAGTGGATTTTGCCACTTCTACATATAATTATACTACAAAAAGCATTGAAAGTATTCTATACGGAGATATTAATATAAACAATGAAGAAAAAGGAATTAGAATTCATGACATATTAAAGAAAAATGGCTATAAAGTAAACTTTATTTTGTCTGGACTACATAAAGACTGGTATAATTTAAGCACTTATTATGGCAATGGTATAGATATTTATTTCGAGGGTATTGATTCAAAGAAGTATGATCCAAACAATGATTTAGGAGTATTGGAAAATTTATCTAAAATAGCTGACTTTACTTCTAGTGGGGAATCATTTTTCTATCTACATTTAATGAGTGTTCACAGTGTCGGAACTATTAATCAACAGTTCAAAAAGTATTCTCCATATTCGTTTGAATATTTGTTTGAAAATCAAGGTGACAGATTAAAAGCTTACACAAACAATTATGACAATGGGATTTTGCAAGCGGATTATATCATAAAGAAGATTTTTGAGATTTTAGATCAAAAGGGATACTTAGAAAACTCAACAGTCTTTATTACCTCTGACCATGGCGAATCTTTGGGTGAAAACAACTATTTGGGTCATGGATATTTCTTGAATATTAATGAAATAAGCATTCCTTTTTTAATTTATGATGATAGTCAATACTCCTATAGGAATTTAAAGTACTTAACACAGATTGATATTGCCCCAACAATTCTTCATAGAATTGGGATTCATCCGCCATCAGTTTGGAAGGGTAGATCTATCCTGAATGAATTTGAACCTAAGCTTTCTAATCATATTGGAAACGGAGATTATTCTATAATAAAAGCTGATTCAAGTCTCTTTATTAAATACTCCAGAAAGATCATGAAGGACAAAGGAACCGAATACATAGATTTTCTAGATGAAAATGGAAATCGACTTTCTAGAAAACAAGATTTGAATGATACTGTTTTATCTAGCCTTAGAGATGCATTTGATAGCCTACAATAG
- a CDS encoding alkaline phosphatase family protein → MKRILMLAVMSLFLSQGYAQKNAKKALFVILDGIPADVLDTVATPNIDKIIAEGGYTIATMGGEVGGYSETPTISAVGYNSLLTGVWANKHNVWGNDIEAPNYNYWTIFRMLKETDPTKKTAIYSTWLDNRTKLAGASLPGTGNFTFDYYFDGMELDSMNFPHGDDRLYIYQIDEVVSKEAARYISAEAPDLSWMYLEYTDDMGHSYGNSPQMSDGVQKADVQIGRVWEAIQYREKNFKEDWLIIITTDHGREDDGFGHGGQSERERRIWIVTNSKETNTHFRQEPEMVDILPSIAYHLGLKIPKKIAMELDGAPFIGHVDASDLKAELRNGEISVTWKALSEGQTGRVWVSTTNEFKTGGLDNYWLVGEVDLADGSKTFSLNGTQSEIFKVVLETPSGYLNYWLVNQ, encoded by the coding sequence ATGAAAAGAATACTAATGCTTGCAGTGATGTCTTTGTTTTTATCGCAGGGATATGCTCAAAAAAACGCAAAGAAGGCATTGTTTGTAATTCTGGATGGGATTCCCGCAGATGTTCTTGATACCGTAGCGACTCCCAATATTGACAAGATCATCGCAGAGGGAGGGTACACTATAGCCACTATGGGTGGGGAAGTTGGAGGATATTCTGAGACTCCGACGATCTCAGCCGTTGGATACAATTCCTTGCTTACCGGAGTCTGGGCGAATAAACACAATGTATGGGGAAATGACATAGAAGCTCCAAACTATAATTATTGGACGATTTTCCGGATGCTGAAGGAAACAGACCCTACCAAGAAAACAGCGATATATTCTACGTGGCTGGACAATAGAACCAAATTGGCGGGAGCAAGTTTGCCGGGAACCGGAAACTTCACCTTTGACTACTATTTTGATGGAATGGAGCTGGACAGTATGAACTTCCCACATGGAGATGACCGGCTATATATCTATCAAATAGATGAAGTGGTGTCCAAAGAGGCTGCACGCTATATTTCAGCAGAAGCGCCCGATCTATCTTGGATGTACTTGGAATATACTGACGATATGGGGCATAGCTATGGCAATAGTCCCCAGATGAGTGATGGAGTACAAAAAGCAGACGTTCAGATAGGAAGAGTTTGGGAAGCCATTCAGTACCGGGAAAAGAACTTCAAAGAAGATTGGCTGATCATAATCACCACCGATCATGGTCGGGAAGATGATGGATTTGGACATGGCGGTCAATCCGAAAGAGAGCGAAGGATTTGGATTGTGACAAATTCAAAAGAGACAAATACACACTTCAGGCAGGAGCCTGAAATGGTGGATATACTCCCTTCCATCGCTTACCACTTAGGCTTGAAAATCCCTAAAAAAATAGCAATGGAGCTTGATGGTGCTCCATTCATCGGCCATGTGGATGCGAGTGATCTTAAAGCCGAACTAAGAAACGGAGAGATCTCCGTGACTTGGAAAGCACTTTCTGAAGGTCAGACTGGAAGAGTGTGGGTATCCACCACCAATGAGTTCAAAACCGGGGGCTTGGACAATTATTGGCTTGTAGGCGAAGTTGATTTGGCAGATGGGAGCAAGACATTTTCTCTTAATGGAACACAGTCCGAAATCTTCAAAGTAGTGCTGGAAACTCCGTCTGGGTATCTAAACTATTGGCTGGTGAACCAATAA
- a CDS encoding IS110 family transposase, with protein MNVIKQTVGVDVAQKELVCVVGVLLDDFSVSLKARKAFANNMSGFKAFLKWAKSFTEASLDLTAVLEATGVYHEKFVHWLVGQEQQVAIVLPNKISNYMRTLSIKTITDNTAAEAIAQFGLESKLETWTPPKPIFRKLKQLTRERDQTVCERVVVANQLHAQNAEAFSNANSLKRLKARKALLHKQEKEIKKEIHLLVKSDPNLEENISYMTSIPGVGELTAVIALAETNGFELVMNKRQLVSYAGLDIREKQSGTSVKGKPKISKKGNRHLRKSVHLPALCAIKNCSLYKNNFARLVGRHGIKMKAVVAVQRKILELMYILYKTKTVFELEYELKKEQQPDAATPLTV; from the coding sequence ATGAATGTGATCAAACAAACCGTTGGAGTAGATGTAGCCCAGAAGGAATTGGTCTGTGTAGTTGGGGTCCTTCTTGATGATTTTAGTGTATCTCTGAAAGCCAGAAAAGCGTTCGCAAACAACATGTCAGGATTTAAGGCTTTTCTCAAGTGGGCAAAGTCATTTACCGAAGCATCCCTAGACCTAACAGCAGTATTAGAAGCAACGGGAGTTTACCATGAGAAATTCGTCCACTGGTTGGTGGGACAAGAGCAGCAGGTTGCCATCGTTCTGCCCAACAAAATCAGTAATTACATGCGGACGTTATCCATCAAGACCATTACAGACAATACCGCCGCTGAAGCCATCGCCCAGTTTGGTCTTGAAAGTAAACTAGAGACCTGGACTCCACCAAAACCCATCTTTAGAAAACTTAAACAGCTTACCCGGGAAAGAGACCAGACCGTCTGTGAAAGGGTTGTTGTCGCCAATCAACTGCATGCCCAAAATGCAGAGGCTTTTTCGAATGCCAATAGCCTAAAACGACTAAAGGCCCGAAAAGCATTACTTCATAAACAGGAAAAGGAAATCAAGAAGGAAATCCATTTATTGGTTAAGTCCGATCCAAATCTGGAGGAGAACATCAGTTATATGACTTCAATTCCAGGTGTGGGGGAATTAACAGCAGTAATTGCTTTAGCAGAAACAAACGGGTTTGAGCTGGTCATGAACAAACGGCAGCTAGTCAGCTACGCAGGCTTGGATATAAGAGAAAAACAGTCCGGAACTTCCGTCAAAGGGAAACCCAAAATCTCTAAAAAAGGAAATAGACACCTTCGCAAATCAGTGCATTTACCAGCTCTCTGTGCCATCAAGAATTGTTCGTTATACAAGAATAACTTTGCGAGACTAGTCGGAAGACACGGTATAAAAATGAAAGCTGTCGTGGCTGTTCAGCGAAAAATCCTAGAGTTGATGTACATCCTGTATAAAACCAAAACAGTCTTTGAGCTGGAGTATGAACTAAAAAAGGAGCAACAACCTGATGCTGCTACTCCTTTAACAGTCTAG
- a CDS encoding DUF4328 domain-containing protein gives MKKFRDNQERGKWAKIGLSLAITLTVILTVSNIFQLELLLRWSSGAEVDMFEAEMNDTRQEIIVIVYFLCMILAAISFLFWFRRAYFNLHQKLKTLEFNEGWAVGSWFVPFLNLVRPYKIMKELYSESAFWLKMKGIDVERDHDRYLLAWWILWIISTVVGRIVSKMAEDTLDDMIELTQVAIGAGILEIIVGLLAFKVISDYFKREQIMMEVENRLPEMLDLPITPNSNFDEPQGI, from the coding sequence ATGAAAAAATTTCGTGACAACCAAGAGCGTGGCAAATGGGCTAAAATAGGACTATCGCTAGCAATTACTCTTACCGTTATTTTGACTGTCTCAAATATATTCCAGCTGGAGTTACTATTGAGATGGAGTAGTGGAGCAGAGGTGGATATGTTTGAAGCAGAGATGAATGACACCAGACAAGAAATTATTGTCATAGTGTATTTTTTATGCATGATACTGGCTGCTATCTCATTTTTGTTTTGGTTTAGAAGGGCTTATTTTAATCTCCATCAGAAACTAAAAACTCTAGAATTTAATGAAGGATGGGCAGTTGGTTCTTGGTTTGTTCCTTTCTTGAATCTAGTTAGACCTTATAAGATCATGAAGGAACTCTACTCAGAGAGTGCATTCTGGTTGAAAATGAAAGGTATAGATGTGGAAAGAGATCATGATAGATACTTGCTTGCGTGGTGGATCCTTTGGATTATTTCCACAGTTGTTGGAAGAATCGTCAGTAAAATGGCAGAGGATACGTTAGATGATATGATAGAACTGACTCAGGTGGCTATTGGCGCAGGAATATTGGAAATCATTGTAGGGTTGTTGGCATTCAAGGTCATTAGCGATTACTTTAAAAGAGAGCAGATTATGATGGAAGTCGAAAATAGACTTCCCGAAATGTTAGATTTACCAATAACACCAAATTCCAATTTCGACGAGCCACAAGGGATTTAA
- a CDS encoding mucoidy inhibitor MuiA family protein, whose product MEKCSLLLTLFLVSFFSFSQEIKESTFKSEIQEVTVFLSGAQVFETSTGQISAGESFIVIKGLSPYVDEKSIQVKGMGDFTIQAVNKRLDYLSEQKYGEKVKALQDSILAIQHNQQKESARLEVLKEKTGLLNANKNIGGTQNGSSLTELKQAMDFYDAELMKIKAEELKIQANMQEENSEMNKLSNQITAMQASSNESTSEIRIRVKADRTGSANFEINYLVANAGWYPKYDVRVKDVSSPLSLTYKAEVYQNTGVDWTNVKLRFSNGNPNQGGQIPDLEKWELNFARLTTFNPRTQAFGSVSGRVTGSSDGTPIPGANIMVVGTTIGTVSDMEGNYSLTLPSGASRLSASFIGFQPKDVAINSPKVNISLDEDNQALEEVAVVAYGVQTKNALQGRMPGINVRGKSSLDAVAASPLQTTLVENQTTVEIEVAEPYSIKSNGEKTLVDLKNYQVEASYRYSVVPKLDNDAFLIAEIADWSQYSLLEGESNLYFEDGFVGRSILNASSFQDTLGISMGRDRSIVIKREKNDEFSKKRAIGSNITESREYKITVKNNKSQAVMVNVEDQIPVSVNSEITVGALALSGGKLDPQTGKVTWTITLQPGAQQELKLQYEVKYPKREKVILD is encoded by the coding sequence ATGGAAAAATGTTCTCTTTTACTCACTTTATTTTTGGTTTCTTTTTTCAGCTTTTCCCAAGAAATCAAAGAGTCCACTTTCAAGTCAGAGATCCAAGAAGTAACAGTTTTTCTCTCCGGAGCTCAAGTCTTTGAAACTTCCACGGGGCAAATATCGGCGGGGGAGTCATTTATCGTAATCAAAGGACTTTCACCTTATGTCGATGAAAAGAGCATTCAGGTGAAAGGAATGGGTGATTTTACAATCCAGGCGGTAAATAAGCGCTTGGACTATCTGTCTGAGCAGAAGTATGGAGAAAAAGTCAAAGCACTGCAGGATTCTATTTTGGCTATTCAGCATAATCAACAAAAAGAATCTGCCAGACTCGAAGTGTTGAAGGAAAAGACAGGCTTGCTGAATGCGAATAAAAATATAGGAGGAACTCAGAATGGCTCAAGTCTCACAGAATTGAAGCAGGCTATGGATTTTTACGATGCTGAACTGATGAAGATCAAAGCAGAAGAGTTGAAAATCCAGGCGAATATGCAGGAGGAAAATAGCGAAATGAATAAGCTAAGCAATCAAATCACTGCGATGCAAGCCTCTTCCAATGAATCTACCTCTGAAATCCGGATCCGGGTGAAGGCAGACCGGACGGGCAGTGCAAATTTTGAAATCAACTACCTAGTCGCCAATGCAGGCTGGTATCCCAAATATGACGTTAGAGTGAAAGATGTGAGTTCTCCACTTTCCTTGACTTATAAGGCAGAAGTCTACCAGAACACGGGCGTGGATTGGACGAATGTCAAACTGAGATTTTCCAATGGAAATCCCAATCAGGGAGGACAGATTCCTGATCTGGAAAAGTGGGAGTTGAATTTTGCCAGATTGACCACCTTCAATCCCAGAACCCAAGCTTTTGGATCGGTTTCCGGTCGTGTTACGGGCAGTTCTGATGGCACTCCTATTCCGGGAGCTAATATTATGGTAGTGGGAACCACTATAGGAACGGTGTCTGATATGGAAGGGAATTATTCCCTGACGTTGCCCTCCGGCGCTAGCCGATTGAGCGCATCCTTCATTGGTTTTCAACCTAAAGATGTTGCCATTAATTCACCCAAAGTAAATATTTCACTTGACGAGGACAATCAGGCTCTAGAAGAGGTTGCAGTGGTAGCGTATGGAGTACAAACAAAAAATGCTTTGCAGGGAAGGATGCCTGGAATTAATGTAAGAGGAAAAAGCTCGTTGGATGCTGTGGCAGCAAGCCCCTTGCAAACAACGCTGGTAGAAAACCAAACTACCGTGGAAATCGAAGTTGCCGAACCCTATTCAATCAAATCCAACGGTGAGAAAACCTTGGTAGATCTGAAAAACTATCAGGTGGAAGCTTCCTACAGGTATTCGGTTGTTCCCAAACTTGACAATGATGCGTTTTTGATAGCTGAAATAGCGGATTGGAGTCAATACAGTTTGCTGGAAGGAGAGAGCAATTTGTACTTTGAAGACGGTTTTGTCGGCAGATCAATTTTGAATGCATCTTCCTTTCAAGACACACTGGGGATTTCTATGGGGAGAGACAGAAGCATAGTGATCAAGCGGGAGAAAAATGATGAATTCTCAAAAAAACGGGCAATCGGCTCAAATATCACAGAAAGCCGAGAGTATAAGATCACAGTGAAAAACAACAAGTCTCAGGCAGTCATGGTCAATGTAGAGGATCAGATCCCTGTTTCGGTGAATTCCGAAATCACTGTAGGGGCATTGGCGCTTTCCGGAGGGAAACTGGACCCACAAACAGGAAAAGTAACTTGGACCATAACACTACAGCCCGGTGCCCAGCAAGAACTCAAACTCCAGTATGAGGTGAAGTATCCGAAGCGGGAAAAAGTGATTTTGGATTAG
- a CDS encoding undecaprenyl-diphosphate phosphatase, with protein MTITQSIIIAIIEGLTEFLPVSSTGHMILASAAMNIHDDEFVKTFEIFIQLGAILAIALMYIKRFFQGINIYLKLFTAFVPTALIGLLAYDYIKAYLFNPIVVSVSLIVGGIILIFIDKKVVNSKTEVVEVEEMTYKNAFFIGLFQCLSMVPGTSRAAATIIGGVFNGLDKKQATEFSFLLAVPTMMAASGYDLLKTELAFTNHQLSLLGIGTLVAFVSAWFAVKVFLKFVSNHGFTAFGYYRIVIGILFLIFMWGTDLG; from the coding sequence ATGACGATTACACAAAGTATAATTATTGCTATCATCGAAGGCTTAACTGAATTTTTGCCGGTTTCTTCCACAGGCCATATGATTTTGGCATCTGCTGCCATGAATATCCATGACGATGAATTTGTAAAAACCTTCGAAATCTTCATCCAACTTGGCGCTATACTGGCAATCGCGCTGATGTATATCAAACGGTTTTTTCAAGGTATCAATATCTACCTCAAATTATTCACAGCCTTTGTTCCGACTGCACTCATTGGATTGCTGGCTTACGATTACATCAAAGCTTATTTATTCAACCCAATTGTCGTATCCGTGTCCCTGATTGTAGGGGGTATAATTTTGATTTTTATTGACAAAAAAGTGGTTAATTCCAAAACTGAGGTGGTCGAAGTAGAAGAAATGACTTATAAAAACGCTTTTTTTATCGGGCTTTTCCAGTGTCTTTCCATGGTTCCCGGTACTTCCAGGGCAGCAGCGACTATCATTGGAGGGGTGTTCAATGGCCTGGACAAAAAACAGGCAACTGAATTTTCCTTTCTTTTGGCCGTACCTACCATGATGGCAGCTTCAGGTTATGATTTATTGAAAACCGAACTAGCTTTCACCAACCATCAATTATCTCTTTTGGGAATTGGGACATTGGTGGCATTTGTCTCTGCTTGGTTTGCCGTGAAAGTATTCTTAAAATTTGTCTCAAACCACGGATTCACCGCTTTTGGTTACTACAGGATTGTGATCGGCATCCTGTTTCTAATCTTTATGTGGGGGACGGACTTGGGATAA
- a CDS encoding type 1 glutamine amidotransferase domain-containing protein — protein sequence MSLLKDVRVAILATNGFEESELVEPRRALEKEGAEVFVISPENDHIKGWKSGDWSEEIKVDARVDQVSPKDFDSLLLPGGVINPDLLRRDLASVDFVRSFFEDHKPVAAICHGPQMLIEAEVTKGRTMTSFASIRKDLENSGAHWVDEEVVVDSGLVTSRSPKDLPAFNKKMVEEFREGKHAGQTA from the coding sequence ATGAGTTTATTAAAAGATGTTCGTGTAGCTATACTTGCTACCAATGGATTTGAGGAATCGGAACTTGTAGAACCAAGACGGGCACTTGAAAAAGAAGGTGCAGAAGTCTTTGTAATCTCTCCGGAGAATGATCATATCAAAGGCTGGAAGAGCGGTGATTGGAGTGAAGAAATCAAAGTGGACGCACGTGTAGATCAAGTGAGTCCCAAAGATTTTGATTCTTTATTATTGCCGGGTGGGGTGATCAACCCTGACCTATTGAGGAGAGATCTGGCTTCGGTGGATTTTGTACGGAGTTTTTTCGAAGACCACAAGCCTGTTGCGGCGATTTGTCATGGACCTCAGATGCTGATAGAAGCGGAAGTCACTAAGGGGCGTACTATGACTTCATTTGCATCAATAAGGAAAGATCTGGAAAATTCCGGAGCGCATTGGGTGGATGAAGAGGTCGTCGTAGACAGTGGATTGGTCACTTCCCGAAGTCCCAAAGACTTGCCCGCATTCAATAAGAAGATGGTAGAAGAGTTCAGGGAAGGAAAACATGCTGGTCAAACGGCATAG
- a CDS encoding AraC family transcriptional regulator: MSKVISFQIPKSEKTFIQYQEDKGRHFYNKLHQHPQAQLTLIKEGRGQILVGDYVGRFEPGEVYLLGENIPHVFRSDGDYFKEESGLNVMGKTIFFDFQALGSALEEVEEFHELAKISEKINGCFQLKGCLREEIADLISGFEDSSGITKLQQSLAILSLLDFSSEELQGLNRIPVNRTMTERDGRRMDQVMRFILDNSTRQITLEEVAAQAFMSKEAFCRFFKLRTRRTFTQYVQQLRITEAKKLLLETDMGISEISYQVGFQTLSHFNKTFKSLTEMTPKDWRKLE, translated from the coding sequence ATGAGTAAAGTAATATCGTTTCAGATCCCCAAATCTGAAAAAACGTTCATTCAGTACCAAGAGGATAAAGGGAGGCATTTTTACAATAAGCTTCATCAGCATCCTCAGGCTCAGCTGACGCTGATTAAGGAAGGTAGGGGACAAATTCTCGTGGGAGATTATGTAGGTAGATTTGAGCCCGGTGAGGTATATCTTTTAGGCGAAAATATTCCGCATGTTTTTCGTAGCGATGGTGACTACTTCAAGGAGGAAAGTGGACTGAATGTCATGGGGAAAACCATATTCTTTGATTTTCAGGCGTTGGGGAGCGCACTTGAAGAGGTGGAGGAATTTCACGAACTGGCAAAGATCAGTGAGAAAATCAATGGATGCTTTCAGTTGAAGGGATGCCTTAGGGAGGAAATTGCCGATTTGATTAGTGGGTTTGAGGATTCTTCAGGAATAACTAAACTTCAGCAAAGTTTGGCTATTTTGAGTTTGCTGGATTTTAGCTCAGAAGAATTGCAAGGATTGAATCGGATTCCTGTGAACCGGACGATGACTGAGCGGGATGGGCGAAGAATGGATCAGGTGATGCGATTTATCCTTGACAATAGTACTCGACAGATTACTTTAGAGGAAGTAGCAGCCCAAGCATTTATGAGCAAAGAGGCCTTTTGCAGATTTTTTAAGTTGAGGACTAGAAGGACTTTTACCCAGTATGTACAGCAATTGAGAATCACCGAAGCAAAGAAACTACTTCTGGAGACTGATATGGGAATATCCGAGATTTCTTACCAAGTGGGGTTCCAAACCCTATCGCATTTCAACAAAACGTTTAAAAGCCTGACTGAAATGACTCCAAAAGATTGGAGGAAATTAGAGTAA